The Leifsonia sp. ZF2019 DNA segment GGTGAAGCAGTGGCTGCGCGGCTGGCTGGACGCGCGGCTGCTCGTCATCGGCGTCGTCATGCTCGGTGTCGAGCTCGGCGAAGGCTCCGCCAACACCTGGCTCACGCTCTCGGTGAAGGACGACCACGGGCAGACCGCAGCCGTCGCCGCCCTGTTCTTCACGATCTTCGCGGCGAGCGAGGCGGCCACCCGCATCTTCGGCGGGCCGGTGGTCGACCGGCTCGGCCGCGTCGCGACGATCCGCTGGACGACCGCGCTGGGCATCGCCGGCCTCCTCCTCTTCATCCTCGGCGGCGCTCTCTGGATGGTGCTCGTCGGCGTCGTGCTGTGGGCGGTCGGCGTATCGATGGGCTTCCCGCTCGGGATGTCCGCGGCGGCCGAGGGCGGTGGCAACGCGGCCGCGCGGGTGAGCGTCGTCGCCTCCATCGGCTACGTCGCGAACCTCGCCGGGCCGCCGGTGCTCGGCGTCGTCGCGCACTCGACGGGGCTGCTCGGGGCGCTCTGGCTGGTCGTCGCGCTGATGGCCGCGGCGTTCGTCAGTGCGCCGGCGCTGCGTCCGCGGGCCGTGCCTGTCGATTCCGGAGAATAGCCGCGACACGCCGCTCAGGATGCCGTAGGGACGGAGGATCGGCGCTATTCCGGATGGATCTCCGGAATAAGCAGGCGGGGAAATGTGCGCGGGAGGCGGATCTCGCGCACGAATTCGCAGAAGTGGGCAAAGAAACGTCCACGATCCGCGGTTAGGCTCGGGTGGAGGCGCGATTTCGCGCGCCCGCAGCCGCCGCAACGCGCGGCCGACCCACGACGGGAGGTTCGTCATGTCTCAGTTCGTCCCCCACTTCACGCAGGACGCGATTGTCGGAGAGCCCGAGGTCGTCGAGGACGCCCGCCCGGTGCGCGAGGTCGCGACGCACCCCGCATGGCTGCGACTGAAGGACGCCGCCGTCGCCCTCCAGGCGTTGCAGGTCAAGGACGGCTCGGTCGAGCAGGAGTCGGACCGCGCCTCCGCCGCCGCGCACGTCGACGCCATCGTCGACGCCATCGGCGAGCTCGCCCCGTTCTTCCCGCACGATGCGGCCTACCTCGCCGCCGCGCAGCGAGACTTCGTGCGCTGGTCGGACGAGGGCTTCGGCGTTCCCGACTTCCTGGACGCGCTGAACGAGTTCCAGCCCCAGCAGCACCGCATCGACGGGCTCGGCCACCTGGTCGTCTTCCCGATGTACACGCAGAACGGCAGTGCGAACCGCCTCGTCGAGGCCGTGCTGGTCGAGGTGATCTGGCCGGAGTTCGTCGCGGAGCTCGAGGCCGGCGACTACGGCAACAAGCTCTTCGTCGCGCTGCGCTTCGTGGACTTCACGCCCGGCTACGACACCAACTCGGCCGTGCTGTTCCCGGAGACCGTCGCGATGCGCGAGATCCCGCAGTTCACCTGGGGCGCGATCTTCCAGGACCGCGAGGCCGCCCGGTACCGCCGGGTGGTGCGCGCCGCCGCCGAGATCACGAAGCTGGAGCTGCCGGCCGACGCCGCCGCGATGCTGGACGACCAGCAGCTCACGGAGGAGACCTTCGTGATGTGGGACATCATCCACGATCGCTCCCACATGCGCGGCGACCTGCCGTTCGACCCGTTCATGATCAAGCAGCGGATGCCGTTCTTCCTCTACTCGCTGGAGGAGCTGCGCTGCGACCTGACGGCGTTCCGCGAGTCGGTGAAGCTGGAGCGCGAACTCAGCGCGCTGCCCGACTCGGAGCTCTCGGACGCGCAGCGCGCGATCCGCGACCACGCGCACCTCGTCCAGTACGCGGTGATCTTCGACCGCATCTTCCGGTTCGCGATCACCGGCAGTCGCGTGCGCAACTACGACGGGCTCGGCGGTCAGCTGCTCTTCGCGTGGATGCACCAGCACGATGTGCTGCACTGGACGGACACCCAGCTCACCATCGACTGGGAGGCCGTCCCGGACGTGGTGGTGGCGCTGAGTGACCAGATCAACGAGCTCTACTGGCGCTCGATCGACCGGCCGAAGGTCGCGCACTGGCTCGCCGCGTACGAGATGCTGACGCAGACGCTCACGCCGCATCCCGCCTCGACGTGGGCGCGCGGGCTGTCCGACGAGATCCTCTCGGGCGCACCCAAGGGCTACACGGACGCGGTGCTCGACGACGAGTTCCCCCTGTCGATGTTCTACGAGGCGCTCAACAAGAAGATGGCGGCGGTGATCGAGTCCACCGCGGGCATCACCGGCACGACGGACGACGCCCCGGCGGGCGCCGCGTGACGGACGCTCTGCCGCTGCACGGCCGGCTGGTGCTGATCGCGGGCGCGACCAGCACCAGCGGCGAGGCCGTCGCTCGAGCGCTGGCGACGGCGGGCGCGACGGTTCTCGCGGTCGGCACGCGCGAGGAGGCTCTCGCCGCCCTCGCCGCGGCCGTCCCGGGAGTCGACACCCGGGTGTGCGACCTGGCCGACCGGGACGCCGTGGCCGAGCTGGCGATGCGCATCCACCTGAAGTTCGGCGCCATCGACGGGCTGATCCACCTGGTCGGGGGCTGGCGCGGAGGCGGCGGGATCGCCGGCCAGTCCGATGAGGACTGGGACTTCCTGGAGCGCGGCTTCCGCACGCTGCGGAACACCACTCGCGTCTTCCTGGACGACCTGACCGGGTCGGAGGCGGGGAGGCTCGCGATCATCTCGTCGACCGCCGTCGAGAGACCCTACGCAGGGGGAGCGAACTACGCCGCGGCGAAGGCGGCGGCCGATGCCTGGACCCGGGCCATCGCCCAGGGGTTCGGGAAGGACGCCCCGAATGCTGCGGCCACCGTGTTCGTCGTGAAGACCCTCGCGGGCCTGGAGGACCGGCTCGGCGAGGAGGTCGTGCGACTCTGGGCACGCTCCCCCGCTGAGATCAACGGCGCGCGCATCCCGCTCGTGGCCCCGGAATCTAGGATGGACGGGTGACGCTACAACTCCACGATCTGAACCTGCGCGGCTTCGCCTCCGACAACTACGCGGGAGTCCACCCCGAGATCCTCGACGCGATCACCGCGGCCAATCAGGGCCACCAGATCGCCTACGGCGAAGACGTCTACACCGAGCGGCTGCACGAGGTCTTCGCGGAGCACTTCGGCGAGGGCGTCCAGGTGTTCCCGGTCTTCAACGGTACCGGCGCGAACGTCGTCGGTCTGCAGTCGATGCTGCCGCGCTGGGGCGCCGTGGTCTGCGCGAAGACCGCGCACATCAACACCGACGAGGCGGGTGCACCGGAGCGGGTCGCCGGGCTGAAGCTGCTCCCGGTCGAGACGCCGGACGGCAAGCTGACGCCGGAGCTGATCGACCGCGAGGCGTGGGGCTGGGGAGACGAGCACCGGGCGCAGCCGCTGGTGGTCTCGATCACGCAGACCACCGAGCTGGGAACCGCGTACACGGTCGAGGAGATCCGCGCGATCGCCGACCACGTGCACGCGCTCGGCATGAGGCTGCACATGGACGGCGCACGCATCTCCAATGCGGCAGCGACCCTGGGCCTCCCGTTGCGCGCCTTCACGACGGACGCCGGCGTCGACGTGCTCAGCTTCGGCGGCACGAAGAACGGGATGCTCTACGGC contains these protein-coding regions:
- a CDS encoding DUF6421 family protein → MSQFVPHFTQDAIVGEPEVVEDARPVREVATHPAWLRLKDAAVALQALQVKDGSVEQESDRASAAAHVDAIVDAIGELAPFFPHDAAYLAAAQRDFVRWSDEGFGVPDFLDALNEFQPQQHRIDGLGHLVVFPMYTQNGSANRLVEAVLVEVIWPEFVAELEAGDYGNKLFVALRFVDFTPGYDTNSAVLFPETVAMREIPQFTWGAIFQDREAARYRRVVRAAAEITKLELPADAAAMLDDQQLTEETFVMWDIIHDRSHMRGDLPFDPFMIKQRMPFFLYSLEELRCDLTAFRESVKLERELSALPDSELSDAQRAIRDHAHLVQYAVIFDRIFRFAITGSRVRNYDGLGGQLLFAWMHQHDVLHWTDTQLTIDWEAVPDVVVALSDQINELYWRSIDRPKVAHWLAAYEMLTQTLTPHPASTWARGLSDEILSGAPKGYTDAVLDDEFPLSMFYEALNKKMAAVIESTAGITGTTDDAPAGAA
- a CDS encoding SDR family oxidoreductase is translated as MTDALPLHGRLVLIAGATSTSGEAVARALATAGATVLAVGTREEALAALAAAVPGVDTRVCDLADRDAVAELAMRIHLKFGAIDGLIHLVGGWRGGGGIAGQSDEDWDFLERGFRTLRNTTRVFLDDLTGSEAGRLAIISSTAVERPYAGGANYAAAKAAADAWTRAIAQGFGKDAPNAAATVFVVKTLAGLEDRLGEEVVRLWARSPAEINGARIPLVAPESRMDG
- a CDS encoding threonine aldolase family protein, with translation MTLQLHDLNLRGFASDNYAGVHPEILDAITAANQGHQIAYGEDVYTERLHEVFAEHFGEGVQVFPVFNGTGANVVGLQSMLPRWGAVVCAKTAHINTDEAGAPERVAGLKLLPVETPDGKLTPELIDREAWGWGDEHRAQPLVVSITQTTELGTAYTVEEIRAIADHVHALGMRLHMDGARISNAAATLGLPLRAFTTDAGVDVLSFGGTKNGMLYGEAVVVLNPEASEGLLYLRKLNMQLASKMRFISAQLIALLSDDLYLRSAGHANAMATRLRTALERGIAEGSIQGVGFSQETQANGVFATLPAGVADRLREHFRFYDWDAARNEVRWMCSFDTSEKDIDDFVAALVQELGAV